The Halomicrobium zhouii region GCTCGCCCAGGAGTACGGCGTCCTCGCGTTCGGTATCGAGGGTGCACGGCGGTGGGTCGATTCGGACGTTCCGGTCAAGCGCGTCGAGATCGACGACTTCGTCCCTCACGGCAGCGTGCTGGCGCCGGGCGTCGTCGACGCCAGCGACGACATCCGCGTCGGCGACGACGTGGTCGTCGAGGGCCCCTCCGCCTTCGCCGTCGGCCGCGCCGAGATGTCCGGCCCGGAGATGGCCGAATCGACGCGCGGCGTCGCCTGCGAGGTGCGCCACGGCGAGGAAAAGTAGCGACAGAGGACAGGTTCCGGATACTCGAATCGACCACCGGATAATCAGATCCAGCTGTCGTGACCACGGACGAAACCTATAGCCACTTGTCCTGCAGCCACGCCGTTCCGGCACCGGCAACGGCGGCAAGAGGGGTGGAGACGACACCAGCGAAGAGAAGTCCCATTATCGTGACAAACAACCCTTGGGTCAGGGCGGCGTCGAGATCCATCAGTTCGGTCAGTGCGACTCCGTCAGCCCCTGGTTCGATATTCAATTCGACGAACAAGTGGATCTGGATCAGCACCGCCCAGACGACGTTCAAGAGGCCGTTTGTGAAGTGTGAAAAGAAACCGACGAGCGCACCGACGATGGCACCTTGCCGGACCGTCACCAGTTCGGGAGTATTGACAGCGACGTACCAAGCGAGAAATCCCGTAACGGCGACCGAAACAGTAACCAGCCCGGGGACAAACGTGAGGTACACGATATCGAACGGGATTCCGAGCATACCGAAGACGCCACTCGCGAGGAGTGCGCGAGTCGTTCGCGGATCCAGCGATCCCTTCACAGTAGCTACCGTGACGTGCGATGTTGAGATAATGAGTGTTCCTCTTCGCAGCAGAGAACTGCCTAGTTACAGCAGTGGGTCTCACTCGGGAGACGCTCGCCGCCCGCATGTGGTGGAACGACCAAGAGGTCCCGGCCACGCCGTCCGCGATAGTTCCGAAGCCCGATGTCGGGCCCTCACTCCGCGCCGTCCGCCGCGGCGGCCCCGTCGGTCTCGTCGGCGCCCCCCTCGACGTCGCCGAGCAGTTCCTCGGCCCGGTCCCGGTCCTCGGGGTAGCCGACGTCCATCCGCCAGCCGTCCATCCGGATGGCGTCGATGGTGCGTCCGCTCTTGATCAGGAGGTCGACGGCGTCCGAAATCTCGTACTCGCCCCGGTTCGACGGCTGGACGAGGTGGCAGGCGTGGAGGATCGCCGGCGTGAACGTGTAGAAGCCCGTCATCACCAGGTTCGACGGCGGGTCCTCGGGCTTCTCGACGACGTCGACGATCTCGCCGTACTTGTTGGTGTCACAGACCCCGTAGCGCGAGGCCTCGTCCCACGGCACTTCCTCGACGAGGAAGGCGGCGTCGGCGCGGTCCTCGCGCTGGCGATTCAGGACGTCCTGGAGGTTCGCCTCGAAGATGTTGTCGCCCAGCATCAGCATGAAGTCGCCGTCGATGTGCTCCTCGACGGTGAGCAGGGCGTGGGCCAGCCCCTTCTGTTCGCGCTGGTGGGCGTAGGTGATGGGCACGCCCTGGAACTCGTCGTCGTAGTGGCTGATGATGACCTCTTTCTTGTAGCCGACGACGACGAGGAGTTCGTCGGCGCCCAGATCGACGAGCTGTTCGAAACAGTGGGTTAGGATGGGCTTTCCGTCGACTTCGACCATCCCCTTCGGCTTGTCTTCCGTGAGCGGGCGCAGGCGAGTGCCTTCCCCCGCGGCGAGGACCACAGCTTGCATGTTCCCACAGTGGACCGCAAGCCGGTAAAACTCTTGTCGATGCTCTGTCCCGTCGGCACCGCCGACGGCCGGTCGCAGGCGGCCGACGCGAGCGCAGTCGGCAGTACAAACCGAATTATCAAGTCCGGTCCCTGTCAACCACCGCCCATGAACGTCAGCATCGTCGGGAGCGGGTACGTCGGCACGACACTCGCGGCCTGTCTCGCCGACCTGGGGCACGAGGTCGTCAACGTCGACGTCGACGAGGACGTCGTCGCCACCATCAACGACGGCGAGGCACCGATCCACGAGCCCGGCCTCGACGAACTGCTCGAAGAGTGCGCCGGCGACCGACTCCGGGCGACGACGGACTACGACGCCATCCGCGAGACGGACGTCACCTTTCTCGCGCTGCCCACGCCCTCGCGCGAGGACGGCAGTATCGATCTGTCGATCATGGAGGCTGCCGCCGAATCGCTCGGGGAGGTCTTGGACGACAAAGACGGACACCTCGTCGTCGTCAAGAGCACGGTTATCCCGGGCAGCACCGACGAGAGCGTCGTCCCGGCCATCGAGGCCGGCGGCGACCTCACCCGCGGCGAGGAGTTCGAAGTCGCGATGAACCCCGAGTTCCTCCGGATGGGCACCGCCGTCGACGACTTCACCGACCCCGACAAGATCGTCTTCGGCGCCGACGAGGAGAGCGCGTACGACGCCCTCGACGCCGTCTACGAGCCCCTCGTCGAGCAGACCGGCGCCCCCGTCGTCCGGACCGGCATCCGCGAGGCGGAGATGATCAAGTACGCCAACAACGCCTTCCTCGCCTCGAAGGTCAGCCTCGTCAACGACCTGGGGAACGTCTGCAAGGAGTACGACGTCGACGCCTACGAGGTGGCCGACGCCATCGGCCTCGACGACCGCATCGGCGAACGATTCCTCCGCTCCGGTCTGGGGTGGGGAGGAAGCTGCTTTCCAAAAGACGTCGACGCCATCAGAGCCGCTGCGCGGGACGTAGGGTACGAGCCTGCGGTCCTCGACGCCGCCGTCGAGGTCAACGACGCCCAGCCCGAGCGCCTGCTCTCCCTGCTCGACGACCACGTCGACGTCGCCGGGAAGCGCGTGGCCGTCCTCGGCCTCTCGTTCAAGCCCGGCACCGACGACGTTCGGGGCACGCGCGCGATTCCGGTCATCGAGGGCCTGCGCGAGCGCGGCGCCGACGTCGTCGCCTACGACCCCGTCGCCGTGGAGTCGCTGCGCGAGTACGCGCCCGAGGTGGAGTTCGAGGCCGCCGACAGCGCCGCCGAGGCGCTGGAGGGCGCCCACGGGGCCGTCGTCGCCACCGACTGGGACGAGTTCGCCGCCCTCGACCATGAGTTCGACGCGATGGCCGAGCCCGTGGTGGTGGACGGTCGGCATATCGTCGAGCGGCGAGATGGAATTACGTACGAGGGACTGACCTGGTAAGGTGGAAGAGGAGAGTATAAATCGCGAGATTTAGTTACGAGACGGGAGGTTTACGCTTCTGGTTTGAAGCTGTCATAATATTGATCGTGCTCGCCGACGTCGTTCGTCACGATCAGGTCGAACGTGTAAACATAGGGAGTATCCCAGTTCTCTTCCACGACTTCACCCGTACGGTGAAGTGTATCGACTTTTTCGTCGTCGTAATTGTACTTCCGTATCTCCCACTCGTAGCTTTCGATGCTGCCCACCGGCGTCGTCGACTCGCTGGCGTCGAGTGTGATTGGATTCGGCGGCGAGATCTCTTCGGGGTAGACGTTAGCGACAGCGTTTGGCGTGGCATCGATAGGCGAGACCGTGACAGAATCCCGGTCCGTATTGCCGTTTGCATCTGTCACTTCCAGACCGACTGTCCACGGATTGTTGGAGAAACTCTCCTCGTACGTTTCACCCGTAGCACTCGGCCTGTTCTGTTCGAATAGCGGTGTCGTGTTATCCGTGTATTCCTCGTCCTCTTTGAGATACCAATCGTAGCTGACGATTTCTCCGCCAGCCACACTTGATCCACTCGCGTCGAACGTGATCGGGTTATAAACCGGATCCTGCGGAGAGTACTCTATATTTGCGACCGGTTCGGTTTCGACGGGCGTGAACGTGACCGTCTCCGTGGCCGTGTTGCCGGCAGAGTTCGTCACTTCGAGTTTGACCGACCAGGTCGTGCCCGACTCGAAACTATCCTCGTACGTTTCGGATTCCAGGACGTATTCGAACATCCCGTCGGAGTCCGGCTCCCCTTGCTTGTGATACCATTCGTAGCTCTCTATCTCTCCTTCCGGCGTACTCGAACCACTCCCGTCGAACGAGATAGGATTGGCGACCGGGTCCTGTGGGGAGTACTCGATGTTCGCCACCGGGTCACCGGTCTCGCCACCACTGTCATCACCGCTTCCCTCGATCGTCCCTTCTTTCGCGACGTCCTCGACCTCGCCGTCACTGAACTTCGCGAAGAGGCCCGCCGAGTAGGTCCCGGTCTGCTCGAACGTGACCGTCACTGACTGCCCCGATTTCCGCACCATCGTCCCGTCGGGTCGCGCGATGAACCACCGCCACTCGTCGACGAAGGCCGCGTTCCCGGTGAACGTCGTTTCCTCGCCGACGGTCGGCGGGTCGGGGTCGACGGAGATAGACAGCCCACCTGACTGCGCACTTGCCATGCCGCTCGTTCCGAGCAGCACACCAGCAGCCGTTCCGAAGGTAGCGAGTGCGCCGCGTCGTGTGCTCGATCCGATTCCAACTCCATCATCTGTCTCCTGGTTGTTATCTACCATCGGATTTGATTATAATTAGACACAACTTAAACTTATGTGATAACGTTAGAATGCTAGAATGTTAGTGTACCTTCTTGCAGTGGGGCGTAGTCAGTGAAACTCACGCAGTCCCGAAGGCGACGACAGTCCGACCGACAGAGGCCAGAGTGACAAGCGAGTAGCGACGAGCCGCCGGACCGGGCCGGTTTTACGCGTGCGGTGCCCAGAACCTGCCAATGAGTACGCCCAGTCCCGAAGTCTACGAGCAGGGCAAGGGCATGGACGCCCACAACCAGGCGATGCGGGAGTTCCGCTCGCGCAACGACGCGTCCTACGACCCCCGCGAGCCCACGCGCGTCTGGCTGGACGAGGACAACACGCCCGACGGCGTCTACCAGAGCCTGACGATCATCCTCAACACCGGCGGTTGCCGGTGGGCCCGCGCCGGCGGCTGCACGATGTGTGGTTACGTCGCCGAGAGCGTCGAGGGCGGTAGCGTCGCTCACGAGGACCTGATGGCCCAGGTCCGGCACTGCCTCGACCACGAAGCGGAGAACGCCGACGAGCAGGCCGGCCTCATCAAGATCTACACCTCCGGGAGCTTCCTCGACGAGCGCGAGGTGCCCGCCGAGACCCGGAAAGCGATCGCCGAGACGTTCGCTGACAGGGATCGAATCGTCGTCGAGTCGCTCCCCGACTTCGTCTCCGAGGAGAAGGTCGCCGACTTCGTGGACAACGGCCTCGAAACCGACGTCGCCGTCGGCCTGGAGACCGCCACCGACAGAGTTCGCCGGGACTGCGTGAACAAGTACTTCGAGTTCGCGGACTTCGAGGACGCGGCCGCGGCCGCCCAGCGCGCCGGCGGCGGCGTGAAGGCCTACCTCCTGATGAAGCCGCCCTTCCTCAGCGAGTCCGAAGCCGTCGAAGACATGAAGCGGTCCGTCCGCCGCTGTGCCGACGTCGAGGGGTGCCACACCGTCTCGATGAACCCCTGCAACGTCCAGAACTACACGATGGTCGCCGAACTCTATCACGACGGCGGCTACCGCCCGCCGTGGCTCTGGTCGGTCTGTGACGTGCTGGAGTCGACGGCCGACGCCGACGTCATCGTCGTCTCGGACCCCGTCGGCCACGGTAGCGACCGCGGCCCGCACAACTGTGGCGACTGCGACGACCGTGCCCAGCGAGCGATCAAGGACTTCGACCTGCGCCAGGACCCGACCGTCTTCGATCAGGTCGAGTGCGAGTGCGAGCGGACCTGGGAGGTCGTGATGGACCGAGAGACGGGCTACTCGATGCCACTGGCGCGCTAGAAGGGGGCCGAACGCGATCTGAACTGGTGAGGGCAGTTTCACGCCGAGCGGGACAGATCGACGACGCTAGAGACGATGCGTTCGCTGTACTTTCACGGTCTCCAGGCAGAAGTGACTGTCTCGGACGTACGACTCTCGACTGTTCGGTTTCGCTCTTTCGAGAAACAGGGTGACTCACGGACGGCAGGGTGCCGTCGACGCCACGGTAAGGGGTGTGGGTGTGGGTGTGGGGATGTGGCGGTGAGATCGCCTGCGGGATGGCCTACGCGTTGTTCATGCGGGTGCTGGTGGTCGTACCGCAGACCATGCACTCGCTCACCCGATACGGTTCGCGGGAGAATTCCGCGTTCTCGGGCTGGGCACTCTCGGTCAGTATCTCGACGGAGACGTCGTGTGGCGTCGTCCGCTCACAGTTGGAACACGGCTCCGTCATGTCCGGTGCGCTGTTTGTCGCTGCCATCCTGTCCGATTAGAGGCCAGATAGTAGCATAAAAAGGGGGAACCGTTATGCGCCGTTCAGACGGTTTATCGAGGGACGGGGGCCGATTCTGGCAAACGACTGGTTCAGTGGCGCCGAGACTGTTCAGGTCGCGTTCTAATCGTCCAGATCTCCAGAGTAGCTGGTGAACGGCCGGTGGGTTTTTATAGGGGGTTGCTGGCCTGACGCCGAAGCCGTTTAACGGCCCCCGCTGCACCCCCGTGTATGGATCAGGTGTTCGCGCCGTGGCGCATCGAGTGGGTCGAACGTGACGACCCGGACGTCGACGTGGAGTGCGTCTTCTGTGACCTGCCGGCCCGAGAGGACGACCGGGAGAACCGCGTCGTCGCGCGCAACGACCACGCCTACGTGCTGTTGAACAACTACCCGTACAACCCGGGCCACGCGATGGTCATCCCGTTCGACCACACTGGCGACTATCGAGACCTGGACGAGACCACGCTGCTCGGCCACGCGCGACTGAAGCAGCGGACCTTCGACGCACTGGAAGCGGCCCTCGGCCCGGACGCGTTCAACGCGGGGCTCAACCTCGGCGGTGGCGCTGCGGGCGGGTCCATCGACGACCACCTCCACACCCACGTCGTCCCGCGATGGGAGGGTGACACCAACTTCATGCCCGTCGTCAGCGACACGCAGGTCATCGTCGAGGCCATCGCGGACACCTACGAGCGCCTGCACGAGGCCTTCGCCGGGCAGGACGGCGCCGTCGTCGCGGACGAGGACACGGCCGTCGCGTTCGACTGATCGCCCGACGGAGCGTTCGAACCGGGCCGATTTCCAGGATCTGGAAATCACCGGCCGGATCTTTTGGTCACCTGTCCGTCCTCAGCACTGTGCCAATGAGCGACAAATACCCTCCACAGTCGGGTCGGCGGCGGTTCGTCAAGGGAATGGTCGGCAGCGGCGTCGCCTCCGCGGGCGCCACGGGCGGTAGCGTCGTCGCGGACGTGACCACGAACGAGTCGGGTATCGACGCCGGGTCGACCCGGTTCGTCGGCATCGCCAACACCGCCGGGCCGGCCCCGCGCGGGATGCCGCTGATCCCGATCGAAATCGACGACGGCGAGGTGAAGGGCCGGTATCCCGAGACCGTCGAGAAGGAAACGGAGGACGGGAGCACCTACCAGAGCGCCGAGGAGGAACTGGGCGGGCTCACCTACTCCGTCAGGTGGTTCCAGTTCTGCGGCGTCGAGCGCGCAGCAGGGATCCAGCCGACTGCCGACCAGGACGACTTCCTCCGCGCGGGCGGCACCTACAGCTGGCAGGGGGAACTCGACTCCCGCGAGGTACTCCGCGTCGAGCACTTCGACGACTACGAGGAGTGGGGCAACGGCGTCGGGACGGCCGGACTCGGAAAGCCCGCGAAGGCCTACTGGCGCTCCGAGGGCGAGGACGTGACGGACATCCCGGTCATCGTGATGCGGAGCCCGGAGGTGCCGAAGATGATCGCTGGCGAGGGCAAGTACGCGAACCTCTCCGAGTCGGTCCGTACGTTCCTCGACGCCGCCACGGCGAACGGATTCGTCGCCTGGCTCGACAAGTGCACTCACTTCTGCTGTGTCCCGTCGTTCAAGGCCAGCGGGAGCGCGAAGTTCGGCGCCGAGAACAAGGTGTACTGCCAGTGCCACCAGTCGGTGTACGACCCGTTCAGCCCGCGACTGCTCACGTTCGCGGCCAGGCCCCGGCCCGAGCCCTGACGGATCGGCGTCGTAGCGGCGGTGTCGAGGTGGCGCTGTCGAGGCTACGCTTCCGAAGCGGCTTCGTCGCGATGGCGCTGTCGAAGCGGCTTTGTCGGGGGACACGAAACACTCAGTCCCATGTCGCGCCGGGCCGCGCTTCGCCGGGTCGCCCTCGTCATCCTGGCAGCCAACGTCCTGCTCGTCGTCCTCAAGGGCCTGGTCTGGCAGGCGACCGGCAGCCTCGCCGTCGGGTCCGAGGCGGTCAACAGCCTCGCCGACGCGACCTACAGCCTGGTCATCGTCGCGGGCATCTACCTGACGACCCAGCCCCCGGACTTCGAGCACCCCCACGGCCACGAGCGTATCGAGCCCTTCGTCTCGCTGTTCGTCGCCGTCGGCATCTTCGCCGCGGGCGGCGCCATCGTCTGGCAGGCCGCCCAGTCGCTTTTGAGCGGCGACGTCACCGTCTCACGCGGGCCGGCCGCGGTCGCGGTCCTGCTGTTCTCGGCCGCGCTGAAGTACGCACTGTACCGCTACTGCCTCTCTATCGGCACCGAACGCAACTCCCCGGCCGTCGTCGCGACGGCCAAGGACAACCGCAACGACATCCTGACGGCCGCGGCCGCGCTGGTCGGCGTCGTCGGCGCCTCGGCCGGCTTCCCGGTCCTCGACCCCATCGCCGCCATCGTCGTCGCGGTCGGCATCGTCTACACCGGCTACGAGGTGGTTCGGGACAACGTCGACTACCTCGTCGGCGCCGCCCCGCCCGAGGACCTCCGGGGCGAGATCATCCAGCGCGCGCTCGACCACCCCGACGTCGAGGGGGCCCACGACGCCATCGCCCACTACGTCGGCCCGGAGATCGACGTCAGCCTCCACGTCGAGGTCGAGGGCGACAAGACGCTGCGGGAGGCCCACGCCATCGAGTCGGCCGTCGTCCAGGCCATCGAAGACCTGCCGGAGGTCGACGACGCGTTCGTCCACGTCGACCCCAAGGAACTGGGCGAGTGGAAGCGCGACGAGGAGGTCGACCGGTACCTGGTGACCGAGGACGGGGAGGACTGACTCTGGGGACTAGGCGCCGGTAAAGGAGTACAGCACCGCCAGCAGGCCCGCGATGCTGACGGTGAGCGCCGCGAACTGCGCGGTTGCCGCACCGCCGGCGGCGAGCCCGACGGCTTGCTGGACGAGGAAGGAGACGGTCGTGAGCAGCAGGATGCCAACCGCGAGGTACAGCATCGGCCGGCTGTCGTTGCGCCGGTAGCCACGGTACCCCTGGTAGGCGACGAACGCGCCGGCCAGCGCCGTGACCGTCGCGGTGACCGTCGAGAGGCCGACGCCGACGGACTGGAGGGCGACGATCCCGAGCGAGAGCCCGGTCACGGCCGGTCGCCTCCGTGGGTGGCTGTGGATGTGCGGTCGGCGGCAGTGGTTCGGCTCATGGTCAGGTATGGTAGATGACGTAGGTGATCAGCGCGAGCCCGAGCAACTGGGTCAGGTTGGTCAGGACCGTCACCGTCCCGAGGCCCGTCCCGGTCAGCGAGGTGAGGAGGACGTTCAGGAGCAGGGGTGCGCCGCTGAGGAGGAGGATGCCGGCGGCCAGACCGGGCAGGGCGACGTCGCCCGTCTGGCTGTACCCCTGGATTCCCTTAACGAGGATGACGACGGAGAGGACGACGGACACCAGGATGCCCAGGAACGTCAGGAGGCTCAGCATCGTGGCGGATCCGGCCGTCGACTGGAGCACGAGCCCGGTCATTTGAGCCCCTCGAACAGTTCGGTAAAGCGGTCCGCCGCGTCGCGCTCGCGGCGCTCGATCTCTATCTGGTAGTCCCCGTCGTCCAGTTCGACCTCCAGCCGGGCGAGGCGGGCGCTGAACACTTCGTAGTGGTGGCCCTCCGGGTCCAGTTGCTGGGCGGCCTCGACCAGGTCCTGCTCGCGGAGGCGGTCGAGCCGTCGGTAGACGGTCGGCGGCGAGGCGTCACACCGCTCGGCCAGTTCTGAGGCCGACATTGGCTCGATGCTCGTGGCCGCGAGGATGGCCCGGGCGTACTCGTCGTCGAGCAGTTCGACGACCGTCGCCAGCTCGGTTTCCTCGCTCATCGCTCGCGGTTACAGCCGGCGACCCCGAGTCGATGGACGGTCTAGAGACACGATTCACCTGCGAGTGTTCGGCCTGGGTATAAAAAAGCGCGCGTCACGGTTTCCGGCCCGGAAACTGTGCGAGGCTGGTTTTCTTGTACGGGTGTTTCAGTCAGGACGCAATGACGACGCGACCCCCAGCACTCCGTAGTATCGCCCTCCCACCGGTCCGGACGCGCCCGCCGGGGGTGATCGTATGAAGCGCGCTGCCACCCTCGCACTCGCCGCGCTCGTCCTCGCGAGTGCCGTGACGGTCGGCGCGGGTTCCGCGGCCGCAGCGGGTGCGGCGTTCATCAGCGTCGACGTCGAGGCGACGCCGGACCCGGCCCCGCCGGGGAGCGAGGTCACCGTCTCGACCACCGTCGAGAGCATGCACGACGACGGCCAGCCCTACAAGCTCCAGCGGGTGGAGCTCCAGGAGACCAGGAACGGCAGCGACGATGCGGTGGACAGCGAGAACCCCTCGCAGTTCGTCCAGGGCGGCGATTCGGTCACCGTGAACCTCACCGAGGAGTTCGACCAGACCGGTGAGTTCGACCGCTACGTCCACCTCCGGTTCGTCTCCAGCACCGGCGACGTGGTCGAGATGGTGCGGCCCGTGACCGTCTCTATCGGCCAGTCTCACCCGGCGACGTCGCTGTCGGCCGGGCAGGCCAGCGCCACCGGGAAGACCGACCTCTCGCTGACGGTGGCGAACGGCCTGCCCAAGGAGGTCCGCGGCGTCACGGTCGAACTCGCGAGCGACGACGTCACGCTCCTGGAAGAGCGCCACGTCGTCTCGTCGCTCCAGCCCGGGAACGAGGCCGTTGTCGACGTCCCCGTCCGGAACGTCTCGACCGGGACCAAGACCGTCGAGGCGGAGCTGACCTACCTGACCGCCGACGGCGAGTCCCGTAGCGTGACCCAGACCCTCTCGGCCACCGTCGAGGACCAGGGCCAGCCGGCCGAGATCGACGTCACCGGCAAGCACGTGACGCAGGAAGGCGACCAGGTTGTCGTCCGCGGCAGCGCGAGTAACGTCGGCTCGACCAACGCCTCCAGCGTGAAGGTGGCCGTCCAGGGCGGCGACCGCGTCGCGCCGGCCCAGAACCAGGCGTCGTTCTTCGTCGGCGAGGTCGCCGCGAGCGACTACTCCTCCTTCGAGGTCCACGGCCGCCTCACCGAGGAGACCAACGAGACCGTCACCATCCCGCTCCAGCTCAGCTACACCGTCGACGGCGACCAGGTGACGCGGACCATCGACGTCGAGTACACGCCGCGGACGACGCCGGACCAGTCGACCCAGCGCAACTCCGGCCTGCTCGTGCCCGCGCTCGGCGGCCTCGTCGTCGTGGCCGTCGTCGGTGGCCTCGGCTGGCGGCGGTTCCGGTAGGTGGTCACGATGGCTGTGATCAGCGCCGCGAACGCGGTCAAGGAGTACGAGTCCGGGTCGAAGACGCTCCGGGCCCTCAAGGGCGTCGACGTGTCGGTCGACCCCGGCGAGTTCGTCGCCGTCGTCGGCCCCAGCGGGAGCGGCAAGTCCACGCTGTTGAACCTGCTGGGGATGCTCGACGTCCCCACCGAAGGGGCCGTGACGGTGGCCGGCGAGCGGCTCTCCGAGCTGTCGAAGCGCGAGCGGACGAACCTCCGGCGTGACACCGTCGGCTTCGTCTTCCAGAGCTTCTTCCTGATACCGACGCTAACGGCTCGCGACAACGTCACCGTCCCGGGGCTCGTCCACGGCGACCGCTCGGCCCTCCAGGACAGGGCAGAGACCCTGCTCGAACGCGTCGGGCTGGGCGACCGGCTGAACCACTACCCCAACGAACTGTCGGGCGGCCAGAAACAGCGCGTCGCCGTCGCCCGCTCGCTCGTCAACGAGCCCGACATCCTGCTGGCCGACGAGCCGACCGGCAACCTCGACCAGGACACCAGCGACCAGGTGCTCGACGTGTTCGGCCGCATCGCCGCCGAAGACGACGTGGCCATCGCCACGGTGACCCACGACCCGCAGGTCACCGAGTACGCAGACCGGGTCGTCGAACTCGTCAACGGGAGGATCGAGTCGTGATCGACAACTGGCTCGGGCGGCGGTTCCCGATGCTTGCGTTCGCCCGGAACAACCTCTCCCGAGCGCGCGCCCGGACGGCCCTCGCGATGGCCGGCATCACCATCGGCGTCCTCGCCATCGCGTCGCTGGGCATGGGCGGCGTCGCCTTCCAGCAGTCGATCCTGCAGGGTGCCGACACCGTCACCCAGAGCGTCTGGCTGACGCCCGGCGAGGACGCGGACTTTGCGGCCTTCGAGGAGCGACACCTCGAGGAAGTCCGGCAGTACGTGGACCATCCCGTGTACACGATGCAACAGGAGAGCGCCGGCGTCGAGGCGAAGAAGGCCAGTACCGGGGCGACGATATACGGGTTCTCGCACCCGGGCGAGTTCGCGACGGCGGACACCGGGCAGATTCCGGACAACTGGCGCTCCGGCGCGCTGGTCGGGCCCGATCTGGCGGACAGCCTCGACGTTCAGACGGGCGACAGCGTCGTCGTCGACGGCGAACGGCACCGGATCCTCGCCGTCCTCGAACCCACCCCGCAGTCGTCGTTCGTCCGGACAGACAACGCCGTCCTGTTGCCACCGTCCCAGTTCGACCGGTCGACCTACGACCTCCTGATGGTCCGGACGGACAGCCCGAACGAGGCCTTCGAGACCTCGGAGGATCTGGATGG contains the following coding sequences:
- a CDS encoding HIT family protein, whose protein sequence is MDQVFAPWRIEWVERDDPDVDVECVFCDLPAREDDRENRVVARNDHAYVLLNNYPYNPGHAMVIPFDHTGDYRDLDETTLLGHARLKQRTFDALEAALGPDAFNAGLNLGGGAAGGSIDDHLHTHVVPRWEGDTNFMPVVSDTQVIVEAIADTYERLHEAFAGQDGAVVADEDTAVAFD
- a CDS encoding cation diffusion facilitator family transporter, encoding MSRRAALRRVALVILAANVLLVVLKGLVWQATGSLAVGSEAVNSLADATYSLVIVAGIYLTTQPPDFEHPHGHERIEPFVSLFVAVGIFAAGGAIVWQAAQSLLSGDVTVSRGPAAVAVLLFSAALKYALYRYCLSIGTERNSPAVVATAKDNRNDILTAAAALVGVVGASAGFPVLDPIAAIVVAVGIVYTGYEVVRDNVDYLVGAAPPEDLRGEIIQRALDHPDVEGAHDAIAHYVGPEIDVSLHVEVEGDKTLREAHAIESAVVQAIEDLPEVDDAFVHVDPKELGEWKRDEEVDRYLVTEDGED
- a CDS encoding DUF7835 family putative zinc beta-ribbon protein, with translation MAATNSAPDMTEPCSNCERTTPHDVSVEILTESAQPENAEFSREPYRVSECMVCGTTTSTRMNNA
- a CDS encoding PKD domain-containing protein, with the translated sequence MTVTFEQTGTYSAGLFAKFSDGEVEDVAKEGTIEGSGDDSGGETGDPVANIEYSPQDPVANPISFDGSGSSTPEGEIESYEWYHKQGEPDSDGMFEYVLESETYEDSFESGTTWSVKLEVTNSAGNTATETVTFTPVETEPVANIEYSPQDPVYNPITFDASGSSVAGGEIVSYDWYLKEDEEYTDNTTPLFEQNRPSATGETYEESFSNNPWTVGLEVTDANGNTDRDSVTVSPIDATPNAVANVYPEEISPPNPITLDASESTTPVGSIESYEWEIRKYNYDDEKVDTLHRTGEVVEENWDTPYVYTFDLIVTNDVGEHDQYYDSFKPEA
- a CDS encoding DUF7521 family protein — encoded protein: MTGLSLGIVALQSVGVGLSTVTATVTALAGAFVAYQGYRGYRRNDSRPMLYLAVGILLLTTVSFLVQQAVGLAAGGAATAQFAALTVSIAGLLAVLYSFTGA
- a CDS encoding ArsR/SmtB family transcription factor, with the protein product MSEETELATVVELLDDEYARAILAATSIEPMSASELAERCDASPPTVYRRLDRLREQDLVEAAQQLDPEGHHYEVFSARLARLEVELDDGDYQIEIERRERDAADRFTELFEGLK
- a CDS encoding archaeosine biosynthesis radical SAM protein RaSEA, giving the protein MSTPSPEVYEQGKGMDAHNQAMREFRSRNDASYDPREPTRVWLDEDNTPDGVYQSLTIILNTGGCRWARAGGCTMCGYVAESVEGGSVAHEDLMAQVRHCLDHEAENADEQAGLIKIYTSGSFLDEREVPAETRKAIAETFADRDRIVVESLPDFVSEEKVADFVDNGLETDVAVGLETATDRVRRDCVNKYFEFADFEDAAAAAQRAGGGVKAYLLMKPPFLSESEAVEDMKRSVRRCADVEGCHTVSMNPCNVQNYTMVAELYHDGGYRPPWLWSVCDVLESTADADVIVVSDPVGHGSDRGPHNCGDCDDRAQRAIKDFDLRQDPTVFDQVECECERTWEVVMDRETGYSMPLAR
- a CDS encoding cytochrome B; its protein translation is MPMSDKYPPQSGRRRFVKGMVGSGVASAGATGGSVVADVTTNESGIDAGSTRFVGIANTAGPAPRGMPLIPIEIDDGEVKGRYPETVEKETEDGSTYQSAEEELGGLTYSVRWFQFCGVERAAGIQPTADQDDFLRAGGTYSWQGELDSREVLRVEHFDDYEEWGNGVGTAGLGKPAKAYWRSEGEDVTDIPVIVMRSPEVPKMIAGEGKYANLSESVRTFLDAATANGFVAWLDKCTHFCCVPSFKASGSAKFGAENKVYCQCHQSVYDPFSPRLLTFAARPRPEP
- the aglF gene encoding UTP--glucose-1-phosphate uridylyltransferase AglF codes for the protein MQAVVLAAGEGTRLRPLTEDKPKGMVEVDGKPILTHCFEQLVDLGADELLVVVGYKKEVIISHYDDEFQGVPITYAHQREQKGLAHALLTVEEHIDGDFMLMLGDNIFEANLQDVLNRQREDRADAAFLVEEVPWDEASRYGVCDTNKYGEIVDVVEKPEDPPSNLVMTGFYTFTPAILHACHLVQPSNRGEYEISDAVDLLIKSGRTIDAIRMDGWRMDVGYPEDRDRAEELLGDVEGGADETDGAAAADGAE
- the aglM gene encoding UDP-glucose 6-dehydrogenase AglM — protein: MNVSIVGSGYVGTTLAACLADLGHEVVNVDVDEDVVATINDGEAPIHEPGLDELLEECAGDRLRATTDYDAIRETDVTFLALPTPSREDGSIDLSIMEAAAESLGEVLDDKDGHLVVVKSTVIPGSTDESVVPAIEAGGDLTRGEEFEVAMNPEFLRMGTAVDDFTDPDKIVFGADEESAYDALDAVYEPLVEQTGAPVVRTGIREAEMIKYANNAFLASKVSLVNDLGNVCKEYDVDAYEVADAIGLDDRIGERFLRSGLGWGGSCFPKDVDAIRAAARDVGYEPAVLDAAVEVNDAQPERLLSLLDDHVDVAGKRVAVLGLSFKPGTDDVRGTRAIPVIEGLRERGADVVAYDPVAVESLREYAPEVEFEAADSAAEALEGAHGAVVATDWDEFAALDHEFDAMAEPVVVDGRHIVERRDGITYEGLTW